The window CTTGACATAATAGATAACAAAGGAAAAAAACTACTTTCCGAAGCCAATCTATTAAGTAAATTTGAAAAAGAGGGTGTTAATTTAACTGATTTAAAACAACTGATAGCAAAAATCACCTTTCCGGATGGAAAAATAAATAATCCGTGTCAATTAACTGCAAAATTAAAAGACAAGAATTCGTCTAAGGAGATTAACATAACAACAGCATTGAATATAAATTAAAGCTCTTATTGATTTATCTAGAAAAACTAGTCTAACTTTATAAACGACATTACTTTATTATACTATATACTTTGCTTTTATTTTTTTTAAGAACAAAACCAATAATAAGGCTTAAAATTTTATTTTATTATTCCATAAAGGCTTGTTAACGCTCGTGATTTACAGATATCACCCCTTATAGAACAAGACCTTTCTCTATTTTCTATTTAGTAGCTTTAATCCTTAGAATACAAATGATTTCTTTAACGTTTTATCAAAAAATAACATCCAAAATGAAAATTAACACTCTCTTTTTTTCACTATCCCTCATCTCTTTTTCATTATTCTCACAATCTAAAGACATAAAGCTTTACACCTTAGAAGCTTTACAAAAAGACACCGCTAAATATGTTGGATTCGTATCGCTTACAGGAAATTTTGAATGGAGTACAGGCAGAGATTCTTTAGAGTTCCCTAATACCTATTTAGGATCTGATTATCATACCTTAAGTAAAGACTACAGATCGCAATTTCTCGCAAAGGTGAAAATATCAGAATCAGATAGCGTATTTGTATATAATTACACCAAAGACTCTGTGTTTACATACCCCGTAAAGAAACTACCTATAATAGCCTATGCTAATGCCTATAGTGGTAATTCTAACCAATCAGATTATTTAATTGGATTTGATTTAGAAGATGAAATAAATATTAAAAATTGGCCTTCTTATTATAATACATTTGTGTTTGTTGGTAAAAACAATCCTTTTATTACTGGTAATATAAAACCTCTTATTTGGCGTGAAATAAACGACAAAGCGTATCCTATTATAAAACTGAGCCATACCGATGATATCCTATTAAAAAACAAAACCATTACGGGATCTTATATATTTACAACGAATACGTTAAATTATTACATTCATCTATTAAAAGGTAATGACGATGATACGTTTGATGCTAGACACCTCATTATAATGGATTCAAAAAACCAACACATTATTTATAATAAAATTTACGAAGATATTGGCGAATCTGGATCTCTAGCTCCTTTAAGTTTTATTAATGATAGTGATAATGAAACTTACCAATGGACAGGACAAATTTTAAAAAACAAACCGCCAGTTCTTTTCGGTTTTTACTTTATATCGTTTGGCTGTCCTTCCATACATTTTATTGATAAATCCATACAAAATCTATGGATTTATTGCGACAACAGACATTAAACAAAAAAAAACCGGAATACATTCCGGTTTTTTATTTCAATAATTAAACTTTTTTTAATCGTTAAGCTCTAACCCTGTTATGGTTAATACTTGAATTTCAATTTCGTTTCCTTCTTCATCTTCACTCATTTCTGTCGTTTTCTCGTAAGTCACTGTAAATTGACTTCCAACATAATCATCAGATTCTAAATCAAAAGACTCTAAAGCTTCTTCAGACACATATTGGAATAACATGTTTTCCTTAGCGCCTTCCTCTGCCACTGCAAATACATAATCATACTCTACTACTCCTTTGTAAACACCTGAAACTACTAAAGTTTCTGTTGTTGTAAATGATGTTAAGCTTAAAAATGCAATTGCGATAATAATTAATTTTGCTTTCATTTTAAAAAAATTTTATAAAGTTATTGTATTGTTTGTTTTTTCGGAAGTTTGCCACCTCAAGTCCAAAACTGCTTTTAGTATTGTTTTCTTTTGCAATACGCGTGGTATATAGCTTATACGTATAAAAGTCTTAATTAGATTACATTAATTTAGTAAGAAACATATCAAACACCTCAATTACAATTAAAATAATAATGATCCACTCCAGCCTACTGCTTTCTTTATGGTCCATTATATCCTTAAAAAGCTCAAGGTTTTCTTTTATAATTTCAATTCTATCGTGTATTAATCGGTATCTATCTTTTAAGTCAAACGTCTGTTTTAGATCTTGATTAAGCTGATTTAATTGTTCGTTTTCCCATGTACTATCAGGCGAATCAAAGATGTACAGATTTTCTGAAATTCGGTTTTTAATATTCAAAGTCCGACCTATAAAACGTTTTAGCTTATTTCCAGAAATATCTAGTTTACCTTTTTGTTCTAAATACAACGTATGCTTATTCGTTTGTTCCAAAAGATCGTATGTGATATCAGAATAACGATCTAAAGCCACACTTTGTGATACGTTAAGCATGACCAAACGAATCCTATCATCGTTTAATTCGGGCAGTTCGATATGATTGAAATCTACTTTTAAACTATTGGGTTTGATAAGCACCTTAACCTCTTCAGATAGTTTTTCTGACAAATAATTATTGGAGAATGGCTCCATACTAGCAAGCACTTGTTTAATAGACTGAGTGGTCATATTAAAAAAGCTTACTATTCCATATTGAAAAATGTACACAAATGCATTATCGTCGCATTTGTAATACAGCTCGTCACTATCATTAAACAACAACTGCCAAGACAGTTGTTGTTTACATTGTTTTATGTTGATAGTACTAGCTACCTGATAGGCAACTACAGTATACATGCTTAGAAATCGTCGTGATCTTGCTCTTCGCTTGGTTCTGACTCTGGATCCTGAACTGCTTCTGCATCATCCTCTTCAAAATCCTCATAATCATCGACGTCATAGTTTTCCATAGTTTTTACCAATTTGGTACTAACTTTGACTAAATACTTAGTATCTTCTGTGGTCACTTCTACAGCCTCTATTAACTCGTTTTTAGCATTTCTAAACTCGATAACATGGTCTTCGTCATAGCCTTCTGGATACCTCTCTACTAACAGTTTTAATATTTCAGGTGTTAGTTTTTTAAAGTCTACTATGACACGTTTTAAATTGTCTGGTTTTTTCATTTTTTACGAAAGCAATTATAAGCCTAATATATAAGCAAATATAAGCGGAGCAACTATTGTTGCATCACTCTCCACAATAAATTTTGGTGTATCAATATCCAATTTCCCCCAAGTAATTTTCTCGTTAGGTACTGCTCCAGAATATGATCCGTAACTAGTTGTAGAGTCACTTATTTGACAAAAATAGCTCCAAAATGGTGTGTCTGTACGCTCCATATCTTGATACAACATTGGCACTACGCATATTGGAAAATCTCCTGCAATACCCCCACCAATTTGGAAAAATCCGATTCCGTTTTGAGAGTTTTCAGTATACCAATCTGCTAAAAACGTCATGTACTCGATACCAGATTTCATGGTATTAGCTTTAAGCTCTCCTTTTAACACGTAGCTTGCAAAAATGTTACCCATAGTACTGTCTTCCCAACCTGGGCATACTATTGGTAAGTTTTTTTCTGCTGCAGCATACATCCAAGAATCTTTTAAATCGATCTCATAATACTCTTCTAAAACGCCCGACAACAACATTTTATACATGTACTCATGTGGTAAAAAACGTTCTCCATTAGCCTCGGCATCTTTCCATATTTTTTCAATATGATGTTGTAAACGTCTAAACGCTTCGTGCTCAGGAATACAAGTATCTGTTACACGGTTAAGTCCTTTTTCTAATAAATCCCACTCTTCTTGAGGTGTTAAATCACGGTAGTTAGGCACACGCTTGTAGTGTGAATGTGCTACCAAATTCATGATATCCTCTTCCAAGTTTGCACCTGTACATGAAATAATATGAACCTTATCTTGACGAATCATTTCTGCAAAACTTTTACCAAGCTCGGCAGTACTCATAGCGCCAGCAAGAGAGACTAACATCTTAGCACCATTGTCTAATTGTGTTTCGTATCCTTTTGCTGCATCTACTAAAGCTGCTGCGTTAAAATGTAAGTAATGGTGTTCTATAAATTGTGAAACTGGTCCTTTAGTACTCATCGTCTTCGTTGAATTTAGAAGTGTTATTTTTTTTTGTGTCTTTCTCGTATGTGTTATCGTAATCGTCCTCTACCTCTTGATTTAAAAACTTATAGCTTAGCATTTTATAATACAATTTAGCCGCTAAAAAGTCTGAAGATTTATCCACTTTATTTGGACATAATTCGACAATATCAAATCCAACCACGTTTTTCTCTTCAAATACTTGCTTTAAAAATTCTAAAGTTTCGTACCAAAATAAACCACCTGGCTCTGGCGTACCAGTACTTGGCATAATTGAAGGATCAAAGGCGTCTAAATCTATTGTGATAAACACATTATCCGTCATTTGATCAATTGCACTATCTACCCATGTCGTATCTAGAGCCATCTCATGCGCAAAGTATGTTTTGTCCTTGTCCATTACCGTCGTTTCAATCGCATCCATAGAGCGTATTCCAACCTGAATCAAGTTAGTTGTTTGACTTGCTTCATATAAAGCACACGCATGGTTACAAGTCGTCCCTTCATACTCTTTACGCAAATCAGCATGCGCATCTAATTGCAAGACTGTTAAACTTGGAAACATCTCATTAAAGGCACGTATTGTACCAATAGATATAGAATGCTCTCCTCCAAAAATAGTAACAAATTTATTTTTTTTAATGTACTTTTTAGTCGCCTGATGCACGGCTTCTACCATAGCTTCTGGTGAGCTATTTTCAGTCACAGCATCTGCTAAATACACCCCTTGATTATAAACTTCTGTACCGGTTTCGATATCATAAAGCTCCATATTTTCTGATGCATCTAAAAAAGCTTCAGGACCTTTATCTGCCCCTTTTTGCCATGTACTAGTACCGTCATAAGGCACTGGAATTAACACGATTTTTGCTTTTTCTAATTTTGCCAATTCTTCTGGAATTCCAGCATAAGTTTTAGTTTGCATAGCCTAAAATTTTAAGTAAGTCTTCACTTTTTTGTTGTTCGGAAAATAATGTTTTTGTGATGTTTCCATCTTCATCTCTATCTATTAAAATATGTTTTGGAGATGGTATTAAACAGTGTTGTAACCCTCCAAAACCACCTATTGTCTCTTGATATGCTCCTGTATTAAAAAAGCCGATGTACAATGGTTTGTCTTTGTTGTATTTTGGTAAATAAATAGCATTCATATGCTGCTCGCTATTATAATAATCATCACTATCACAGGTTAAACCTCCAAGCAAAACACGCTCGTAAGACTCATGCCAACGGTTTATCGCTAACATTACAAAACGTTTGTTAATTGCCCAAGTATCTGGTAATGTTGTAATAAAAGACGAATTTATCATGTTCCACTTTTCACGATCATTTTGCTGCTTCTGATACAACACTTCATAAATAGCACCACCACTTTCTCCGACTGTAAAACTTCCAAATTCTGTAAAAATGTTTGGCACATCGACTTCTTCCTCTTCACACGTTTGTTTGATTTGATTGATGATTTCGTCAATCATATATTCGTAATCAAAATCAAATGCTAACGAGTTTTTAATAGGAAATCCACCTCCAATATTTAAACTATCTAAGCTAGGACAAATCTTTTTTAAACTCGTATAAACTTTTAAACATTTTAAAAGCTCGTTCCAGTAATACGCATTATCTCTTATCCCTGTATTGATAAAAAAGTGAAGCATTTTAAGCTCTACTTTTGGATTATCTTTAATTTGACTTTTATAAAAAGGAATAATATTTTTATATCCAATACCTAATCTTGACGTATAAAACTCAAATTTAGGCTCTTCTTCCGAAGCAATTCTGATGCCTACTTTAAACTTTTTATTGATTTGGTCTGAAAGTAAATCTATTTCTTCGTAGTTATCAATAATTGGAATACAGTTTTTCTGTCCATTATTAATTAACCTTGCAATGTTAGTCACATATTGCTCGCGTTTAAAACCATTACTGATTATAAAAGTTTCGTCAGTTATCTTACCTTCTTTTTTAAGATTTTCAACAATATCAATATCAAAAGCAGATGATGTTTCAATATGAATATCATTTTTTAAAGCTTCATTTAAAACATGCTTAAAATGCGAGCTTTTTGTGCAATAGCAATAGTTATAGTTCCCTTTGTAATCATGCTTTTTTATGGCGTCTCTAAACCATGTTTTTGCACGTTGAATATTATTAGAAATTTGCGGTAAGTATGTAAATTTTAAAGGTGCTCCATACGCTTCCACTAACTCCATTAAATCAATATCATGAAATTGTAATGTCTTGTCCTCTAACTTAAATTCTGGCTGAGGAAAATCAAAAGTTTGACTGATTAAGTCTATGTACTTTGTGTTCATTTTTGTTTAAAACGTTAAAATTGAAATATAAATAGTTTAAAAATACTTGTTAAAAAAATATAACAAAGTGACTATCAAATTTGAATTCTAAGGTCGTAAGTAGGCGCAAAGCCAAACTGATGCTGGCTAGCATATATCGAAGTGAAAGCGGAAGTTAGCTTTAGAATTCGGTCGCTTAATCTGTAAGCTGCTTTTGAATATGACTTCCTAATTTTCAAAAGCCCGAACATAGAAACAGAGTTCAAAGTGTTCAGCTATTATACTGCAAATGAAATACTTTTTTTTCAATTAAAAACTTTTTTATTAAAAAAATAAAAAATATTTAATACACTGATAACAAACATAATTACAGCACTATAAAAACCAAAAACACCTCCGCAATAACTCTTACGGAGGTGTTTTAACTTAAAATACAATAATTATCAATCCAAATCTACTCGTATACCTAAAGAGATGTTGTTTTGATCAAAAGTTTGATTTTTAAACAATGGCGCAATGTCATACTTTACATATAAGCTTAAGTCTCCAACTCCGATGTATCCACTAAGACCGTACGTAAATGTGTTGGTATTAAAGCTTCTTTTAATCTTCTCCTTTACACGATCTCCGTTTTCTTGATAAGTTAATTTTTGTACTGCATTACCATTTACACCAAAATAACCTCCCAATCCTACTTTAAACTTATTATCATTAAAATAACGGACGCGACCATCTTTATAGTCTTTTTTGTTCCATGGACCAAATTCAATATGCATCGGAATAACTAAGCTAGTGGTTCTAAACTTAGCACGTTTTAAATCGCCATCAAAAGACTGTAATGTTGTTTGGTTACCGTCTTGAACAAAATACATCCCATCTTTTATATCTAATTTATTCCACTGTACAGAAAGTCCATATTTAAAGCGCAAAAAATTAGACTCTTTTAATACGCGAGTATTCCATAACCATCCAAGTTCCACAAATCCAGAACCACCTAATTTATAAGGTGAATCACTTAAACTAACACCATCAATTATTGTATTATTAAAACCCATTGCAAAAAGCATTTGGTCATTTGTTCGTTTATCTTTTTTTGGAGGAGCTTTTCTTGTATGAATTCCTAAAAGCTCCCTATCGTCATCACCAATTTTCAACGAAAATACTGTTTTTCTTGTGTTTTCATCAAAAACTTGATTATTTCTATTGAAATATTCAACTCTATTTATGGCAATAGCTATTCTATTTTCAATATTTAATGCTCTTTTTTCCGCAGCTTCTTTTTTTAATTGTTCTGCTTCTTCAAAAGTAATCTCATCTTCTTCTAATTGATCATTGATTGTTTCAATTTCTAATTTCAAGGCATCACGCTCTTCCGTAGTAATGGTTTCTTTTATGGATTCTATTCTTGGTATTGAATCCTTTACTTGTGCTTTAAGTTGACTTACGGCCAACAATAAAAACAAGTACACTAAATGTTTTGTAATGTTTTGCATAACTGTTCGTTTTTTTTAATGATTAATTAATTTAATTATCGCGCTCTACTACTGTCGTTCTTAAAGTTTCATAGCCTGATTTTACAGCATGAAACAATCTGTTTTTTAGAGACTTTTCTGATGTCATCTCTATCTCATCTAGTAACGAATTCGCGTCTATTTTCTCGGATTTATAACCCGTATTTGCTGCCTTGACTTTGGCATAGGCTTTATTTAAAAGCTGGTCTACCTCATTATTTATAATTTGATTATTTACTATTACTGTCTCCTCTAACTGAGATTCTTCATTAACATTACTAACCACATTACTAGAGGCGGTATTTAAAGCAATAGCCTCATCTTCTATAACTACAGGTTTTAAATTCTCTGAAACTACATTTTTTGTAGCAGTTTTTTTTGCTGGTTGAGTAATAACAATGTTGTTATTTTGTTTTTGAGTTTGCTCTTGTGCCACTTTTACTGTATCGTCATTAGTGTCTTCTGTATTAACAATTATATCCGATTGTACCGTTTGTGTTTTACTTGGTATATGTATTTCATTTTTCACTTCTTCAACAACGCCATTAATATTATTTGACTGATTTTTAAAAACAAACACTGTCAAACAAACACCTACAAGTGTTGCAGCAATACTCAGCCACCATAATGACACTTTACGTTTATCTTGGCGTTGCTCTAATAGTGTGTCTAACTGACTCCAAGTTGTTTTACTTGGTGCAATTGTACGACGCTCTAAAGTATCTTTTAATTGCTTTTCAAATTTATTTGGTGCCATATTCCTTGGTATTAAGTATTCTAATATTATTCTGTAATAATTTTCGCGCTTTAAACAGTTGAGATTTAGATGTCCCTACACTTATATTTAAAAGCGTCGCAATCTCTGCATGTTTATAACCTTCTATGGCATACATAACAAACACCATTTTGTAACCTTCTGGCAAATCATCAACCAACTCTTGTAATTGTGCTACATCATATTGCTGAGAGCTTTCATCTTCGATTTCGAAATGTTGATAATCGTCCTCTACAAATTGAATTGTTTTTTTCTGTCTCAAAAACGAAATAGACTCTCTAACCATAATGCGTCTAACCCAACCTTCAAAACTACCGTCCCCTCTAAAACTTTTTAAATTTGTAAAGACTTTCAAAAACCCATTAAGCATTACTTCTTCTGCATGTTGTAAATCTTTCACATAATAACGACAGACACTTAACATTTTAGGTGCATGCATTTCAAACAATACGTGTTGGGCTTCACGATTATTTTTAGCTGCTTTTTTTATAAGCTTGGCTTCGTTATTAAATAAGGTTACGACTTTCACAAAAAGTATTATTTAGTTAGCGCTTCTATTTATAAAGACGCAAAAGTTATACAAAAGGTTGCCTCAATAAGAAAAAATAAAAAGTAAATGAATAAAGCACAGCTAATAACACTTGTAGCAATGTCATTAAAACCCATTATAACACCCGTAAACAAAGAGATACACTGCTTACCTAAGTATAAATGAATTTATAAAAAAATAACAAAACTATATGTAAATAAAAGAATCAAACATACTAAGGAGAGGTAAACACTTCGAATAAAGTATTAATTTCACCACACAAAACGATCTTAATTATTCAATATTAGACATTAAAATTATAGCAATAAGATGAGTAACGACAAAATCAGCATGACTTTAAGATAACTACTATAAAGTCCTTGTATTAACTAAGTGAATAAGTAACTCAAGGACTGTACAAGTCTATTCTATTTAATACTTAACAATTTCAAACTCACTTCGTCTATTCAATTGATGCTCGTCTTCCGTACAGTCTAACATTGGACATGGCACTATTGGAGATAGCTCTCCAAAACCTTCAAACATTAAGCGTCGTGCATTGATATAACTCACTAACGCTAAATAATTTCTAGTAGATTCCGCGCGTCTCTCCGACAAAATCTGATTATATCTTACAGTTCCACGACTATCTGTATGGGCACTTATTTTTAAATGAATATTTGGATAACGCTCTAATTTAGAAGCTAATTCATCTAAAACCAATTTTGATTCAGAAGTAATACTCCACATACCAAAGTCAAAATATATTGGTTTCAATTGAAAGAATAATTTACCATCTTTTTCAACAATTGGAGGTCCTTCTAGATCGGTTAACATTTCAAAACGCTTAGGGTCTTCACTTTTAAGTTTTTTGTCAATTTTCTTCTCTACAATAACAGCTTCAATAGGATCTATTGGCTGCACAACCACAGGAGCTACAACGATAGGTTCTGGTGGTGGTATTTGTTTTAAATACAAGACATGCTTTTGGTCTTCTTTTTCTTTTGTAATTACTGCAATACTATCTGAGTAATACCCTTCACTACCTGCTTGAAATTGATACTTACCAACTAACAAATTACTATTAAAAATTGCTGAATCGCCTAAAGTATTTGAATAAATTTGATTTTCTTTTTTATCTAACAACACAACTTTAGCATTAGGTATATATGCTTTAGTTTCAAAATCTCTAACTTCAAAAGAATTATTATATTCTCTAATAAAAATTTCTCCAACTTGTTTAAACTGAAAAATATTATCATCTAATTTATTACGATTAGAAGCAAAAAAACCTTCACTTTCATTGTAATAATTAAGATTGAAGTCATCATATTGCGAATTAATAGGCGCTCCTAAATTAACCGGTACTGTAAATTCGCCATCACTATTTTCAGAAACAAAATTATCTAGAAATCCTAAACCCACATGTCCGTTTGATGCAAAAAACAAATTCCCTTTTTCAGAAATAAATGGAAAATGCTCTCTATTCTCAGTATTAATAACATTACCTAAATTTATAGGATCACTAGTTGTGTCATCTACGTTTAAGATAACATAATACAAATCAAAGCTTCCAAAACCACCTTTAATATCGGAAGAAAAATAAAGACGCTTACCGTCAGGACTTAAAGCAGGATGTTGAAATGAAAAACCGTTTATATTAAATGGCAACTTCTCTAATTTTTGCCACTTACCCTCCACTTTTATCGTTTTATAAATATGGATATTGTTGTTATTATCATCACTAAATTCTTTTTTACCATCTGCAGTATTACTTCGTGACACATACAACGTATTACCATCGTTACTAAAACAAAAATTACCCTCGTGTAATTTAGAATTTATAGTTTTTGTTATAGCATTAGCCAATCCTAATGTATCGTTTTTATCATTGACTTTGGTGACGTAAATATCTAAAAACGGTTTATGAGTCCATTTATAAGTTTTTGATAACAGTCGCTTCGTCGATCTATCTGAAACAAAATAAACACTATCCCTTAACCGTACTGCTCCAAAATCTGAAGCATCAGAGTTAAACTGTGTTTTCTCAACAGTATAGTCCGGTGTCTTTAATTTAAAGGCCTCTATAGTATCTATTAACTCTACTTTATCAATACTTACAGATTCATTTTCTTTGTATAATCTTAAATAATCTAACGCTGTTTCATAATCTCCTAAAGCAGATAAGACTTGATATAATTTAAAATTAAACTGATTATTATAACTTTTGTCTTTCTCTCCAAACTGCCCTTTTACAAGTTGCCTTAAATAAATCGACGCTTTCTTATACTGAAAAGTATTGTAGTATGCAGTCGCTGCGTTCTGTAATGCCTTTTTATGACGCTCTTTACCTAATTCTGCTTCGTAATACTTTGCTGCATTTAAATAATCTCCTTTTTCAAAAAACCGATCTGCTCTTGTTTTTTGAGCTAAACTTACTTGAAAAACCAATAGAGCTATAATAACACTTAATCTTTTTATCATTTTAGTAAAATCTTGGAGATGAATACTTTTTACTTAATCCTAGTAAATCAAATCTGTACAACAAAAGAAACTCATGACTTCCACTATTAAAATCATTAAGTTTACTTGTATTGAAATCATAGGCATACCCTATTTTTAAATTGGAAGAAATATTAAACCCTGCTAAACCAGCAATAGCATCTTGATATCTGTAAGAGACTCCAAGTTCAAATTTCTCATTATATAACGCGTTAACCGACAAATCAAAAGTTAGTGGCGCTCCTCCCGTATATTTCACAACAGTTGACGGCTTCAATTTTAAATTATCTGCGACATCAAAAACATAACCCCCAATTAAAAAAACATGAGGTTTGTTAGTGTACGTCGTCTCATCTTCAATATCTAAACTCGCTGGAATTAAATTTGGCGAAGACACCCCTGCATAGTAATCATCATTAAACAAAAACACACCTGCTCCAATATTCAACAACGTTTTATTGTTATTACCAAAGGCAGCATCTCCAGCAACGTTACTTCCGATTGCACTAATATTAATATGCTCAAATCCTGCTTTTAAACCAAAAGAAAGGTTTAATCCATCATTAAGACTAACCTTATAAGCCGCATCAATATTAAATAGGTTTTCACTTAAATTAACATTATCACCAATGTTATCATTTAAATAATTCACACTTAACTCTATTCTATCGTTTAAAGGTATGTTTGCAAAAGCATTAACTGTTCTTGGTGCGCCATCAATCCCCACCCATTGCGTCCTATATAAACTACCAACCTGAATAACACCAGGTTCGTTTAGCATATAAGCTGGATTAACGATACTCATGTTATACATATATTGTGTATACTGAGGTTCTTGTTGTGCATATGTAGACCAACTACATAGAATCAAAAGTATTAGTAATTTTTGTCTCATTCTAAAATTATCTACTTAAATAAAAATCACCTTGAAAAGGATCTGTCATGCCATCTTTTGGATCAAAAACATAAAAATACACCCCTGAAGGCAGTGTTTTTCCAATACCAACATTTGATTCTCCATCAAACAAAGGAGTATTTTGATTTCCTTTATAAACAATAGTACCATACCTATTAAAAATATCAATTTCGAAATTAGGAAAGGTCGCTGGTAGACTGCACAAATCAAACTGATCATTTTGCCCGTCTCCGTTTGCAGATACACCATCACTGATACAATCCTCACAATCTGGATTCCCGTAAGGCAATAACGTGACTGTCATAGCTACTCGAAAAGATTCACAACCATTACCATCTGTTGCTGTAACAAAATAATCAGCACCATCCACCAATATTGTATCCGCATCTAAT is drawn from Psychroserpens sp. NJDZ02 and contains these coding sequences:
- a CDS encoding RMD1 family protein is translated as MYTVVAYQVASTINIKQCKQQLSWQLLFNDSDELYYKCDDNAFVYIFQYGIVSFFNMTTQSIKQVLASMEPFSNNYLSEKLSEEVKVLIKPNSLKVDFNHIELPELNDDRIRLVMLNVSQSVALDRYSDITYDLLEQTNKHTLYLEQKGKLDISGNKLKRFIGRTLNIKNRISENLYIFDSPDSTWENEQLNQLNQDLKQTFDLKDRYRLIHDRIEIIKENLELFKDIMDHKESSRLEWIIIILIVIEVFDMFLTKLM
- a CDS encoding deoxyhypusine synthase family protein, giving the protein MSTKGPVSQFIEHHYLHFNAAALVDAAKGYETQLDNGAKMLVSLAGAMSTAELGKSFAEMIRQDKVHIISCTGANLEEDIMNLVAHSHYKRVPNYRDLTPQEEWDLLEKGLNRVTDTCIPEHEAFRRLQHHIEKIWKDAEANGERFLPHEYMYKMLLSGVLEEYYEIDLKDSWMYAAAEKNLPIVCPGWEDSTMGNIFASYVLKGELKANTMKSGIEYMTFLADWYTENSQNGIGFFQIGGGIAGDFPICVVPMLYQDMERTDTPFWSYFCQISDSTTSYGSYSGAVPNEKITWGKLDIDTPKFIVESDATIVAPLIFAYILGL
- the speB gene encoding agmatinase, which encodes MQTKTYAGIPEELAKLEKAKIVLIPVPYDGTSTWQKGADKGPEAFLDASENMELYDIETGTEVYNQGVYLADAVTENSSPEAMVEAVHQATKKYIKKNKFVTIFGGEHSISIGTIRAFNEMFPSLTVLQLDAHADLRKEYEGTTCNHACALYEASQTTNLIQVGIRSMDAIETTVMDKDKTYFAHEMALDTTWVDSAIDQMTDNVFITIDLDAFDPSIMPSTGTPEPGGLFWYETLEFLKQVFEEKNVVGFDIVELCPNKVDKSSDFLAAKLYYKMLSYKFLNQEVEDDYDNTYEKDTKKNNTSKFNEDDEY
- a CDS encoding arginine decarboxylase, with amino-acid sequence MNTKYIDLISQTFDFPQPEFKLEDKTLQFHDIDLMELVEAYGAPLKFTYLPQISNNIQRAKTWFRDAIKKHDYKGNYNYCYCTKSSHFKHVLNEALKNDIHIETSSAFDIDIVENLKKEGKITDETFIISNGFKREQYVTNIARLINNGQKNCIPIIDNYEEIDLLSDQINKKFKVGIRIASEEEPKFEFYTSRLGIGYKNIIPFYKSQIKDNPKVELKMLHFFINTGIRDNAYYWNELLKCLKVYTSLKKICPSLDSLNIGGGFPIKNSLAFDFDYEYMIDEIINQIKQTCEEEEVDVPNIFTEFGSFTVGESGGAIYEVLYQKQQNDREKWNMINSSFITTLPDTWAINKRFVMLAINRWHESYERVLLGGLTCDSDDYYNSEQHMNAIYLPKYNKDKPLYIGFFNTGAYQETIGGFGGLQHCLIPSPKHILIDRDEDGNITKTLFSEQQKSEDLLKILGYAN
- a CDS encoding RNA polymerase sigma factor codes for the protein MKVVTLFNNEAKLIKKAAKNNREAQHVLFEMHAPKMLSVCRYYVKDLQHAEEVMLNGFLKVFTNLKSFRGDGSFEGWVRRIMVRESISFLRQKKTIQFVEDDYQHFEIEDESSQQYDVAQLQELVDDLPEGYKMVFVMYAIEGYKHAEIATLLNISVGTSKSQLFKARKLLQNNIRILNTKEYGTK
- a CDS encoding OmpA family protein; translated protein: MIKRLSVIIALLVFQVSLAQKTRADRFFEKGDYLNAAKYYEAELGKERHKKALQNAATAYYNTFQYKKASIYLRQLVKGQFGEKDKSYNNQFNFKLYQVLSALGDYETALDYLRLYKENESVSIDKVELIDTIEAFKLKTPDYTVEKTQFNSDASDFGAVRLRDSVYFVSDRSTKRLLSKTYKWTHKPFLDIYVTKVNDKNDTLGLANAITKTINSKLHEGNFCFSNDGNTLYVSRSNTADGKKEFSDDNNNNIHIYKTIKVEGKWQKLEKLPFNINGFSFQHPALSPDGKRLYFSSDIKGGFGSFDLYYVILNVDDTTSDPINLGNVINTENREHFPFISEKGNLFFASNGHVGLGFLDNFVSENSDGEFTVPVNLGAPINSQYDDFNLNYYNESEGFFASNRNKLDDNIFQFKQVGEIFIREYNNSFEVRDFETKAYIPNAKVVLLDKKENQIYSNTLGDSAIFNSNLLVGKYQFQAGSEGYYSDSIAVITKEKEDQKHVLYLKQIPPPEPIVVAPVVVQPIDPIEAVIVEKKIDKKLKSEDPKRFEMLTDLEGPPIVEKDGKLFFQLKPIYFDFGMWSITSESKLVLDELASKLERYPNIHLKISAHTDSRGTVRYNQILSERRAESTRNYLALVSYINARRLMFEGFGELSPIVPCPMLDCTEDEHQLNRRSEFEIVKY
- a CDS encoding type IX secretion system membrane protein PorP/SprF; this translates as MRQKLLILLILCSWSTYAQQEPQYTQYMYNMSIVNPAYMLNEPGVIQVGSLYRTQWVGIDGAPRTVNAFANIPLNDRIELSVNYLNDNIGDNVNLSENLFNIDAAYKVSLNDGLNLSFGLKAGFEHINISAIGSNVAGDAAFGNNNKTLLNIGAGVFLFNDDYYAGVSSPNLIPASLDIEDETTYTNKPHVFLIGGYVFDVADNLKLKPSTVVKYTGGAPLTFDLSVNALYNEKFELGVSYRYQDAIAGLAGFNISSNLKIGYAYDFNTSKLNDFNSGSHEFLLLYRFDLLGLSKKYSSPRFY